From one Simplicispira suum genomic stretch:
- the zwf gene encoding glucose-6-phosphate dehydrogenase: protein MSFDLVLFGGTGDLAWRKLMPALFQAFRHGTLPAGGRIIGVARDDLSDAQYRQLMAERAERVEVAKRPNAEEFTQFGAMLHYLRMDLSQPADYERLAALLREREADCVVMYLATAPGLFTSVAEHIGAVGLNGPKTRMVLEKPLGHDLQSNRAINATLAGVLSEDQIFRIDHYLGKPSVQNLFALRFGNTLFEPLWRRDTISNIQITIAEDLGVETRGAFYDQTGALRDMVQNHALQLLCAIGMEPPINSSAGAIRDEKLKVLQSLKPWTPESLAQHVVRGRYASGTALGQPVPGYLQEKGVAATSTTETFVALRTEISNWRWAGVPFYIRTGKRLAGRDAHIAINFRPVPHPIFKTPLGAANRLVINLQPRDGLELHLLAQSAAQDQAEPTLAPVHLNLDFDQRFGAERVGAYERLLLDVIAGRLNLFVRSDEQEEAWRWVEPILQHWRNDPAGPRSYAAGGRGPSAASAMIARDGHCWSEEM from the coding sequence ATGAGTTTCGATCTGGTGCTGTTTGGCGGAACCGGTGATCTGGCCTGGCGCAAGCTGATGCCGGCGCTGTTCCAGGCTTTTCGCCACGGCACGTTGCCGGCGGGCGGCCGCATCATCGGCGTGGCCCGCGACGATCTGAGCGACGCCCAATACCGCCAGTTGATGGCCGAACGGGCCGAACGCGTCGAAGTGGCCAAGCGGCCGAACGCCGAGGAATTTACCCAGTTTGGCGCCATGCTGCACTACCTGCGCATGGATCTGTCGCAACCCGCCGACTACGAACGCCTGGCAGCGCTGCTGCGCGAGCGTGAGGCCGATTGCGTGGTCATGTACCTGGCGACGGCCCCTGGACTGTTCACCTCGGTGGCCGAGCATATCGGCGCGGTGGGGCTGAACGGCCCCAAGACGCGCATGGTGCTGGAAAAGCCCCTGGGACACGACCTGCAATCGAACCGTGCGATCAACGCCACGCTGGCCGGCGTGCTGAGCGAAGACCAGATTTTTCGCATCGACCACTACCTGGGCAAGCCTTCGGTGCAGAACCTGTTTGCGCTGCGCTTTGGCAACACCTTGTTCGAGCCCTTGTGGCGGCGGGACACCATTTCCAACATCCAGATCACGATTGCCGAAGACCTGGGCGTCGAGACGCGCGGTGCCTTCTACGACCAGACCGGCGCGCTGCGCGACATGGTGCAGAACCACGCCTTGCAGCTGCTTTGCGCCATCGGCATGGAGCCGCCGATCAACTCCAGCGCGGGCGCCATCCGCGACGAAAAGCTCAAGGTGCTGCAATCGCTCAAGCCGTGGACACCCGAGTCGCTGGCGCAGCACGTGGTGCGCGGGCGCTACGCCAGCGGCACGGCGCTGGGCCAACCCGTGCCCGGCTACTTGCAGGAAAAAGGCGTGGCAGCCACCAGCACCACAGAGACCTTTGTGGCGCTGCGCACCGAGATCTCGAACTGGCGCTGGGCGGGCGTGCCTTTCTACATTCGCACCGGCAAACGGCTGGCGGGGCGCGACGCGCACATTGCCATCAACTTTCGCCCGGTGCCGCACCCCATTTTCAAGACACCGCTGGGCGCAGCCAACCGCCTGGTGATCAACCTGCAGCCACGGGATGGCCTGGAGCTGCACCTGCTGGCCCAAAGCGCCGCGCAAGACCAGGCCGAGCCCACGCTGGCGCCGGTGCATCTGAACCTCGACTTTGACCAGCGCTTCGGTGCCGAGCGCGTGGGCGCCTACGAGCGCCTGCTGCTCGACGTGATTGCCGGGCGCCTGAACCTGTTTGTGCGCAGTGACGAACAGGAAGAAGCCTGGCGCTGGGTCGAGCCCATCTTGCAGCACTGGCGAAACGACCCGGCGGGCCCGCGCTCGTACGCGGCCGGCGGCCGGGGGCCGAGCGCCGCCAGCGCCATGATTGCGCGCGACGGCCATTGCTGGAGCGAGGAGATGTAG
- a CDS encoding glucokinase, with amino-acid sequence MHPSRLLADIGGTNIRLAWQATPHGPLNDIRVQPCDDYPSLTAAVTAYLAQVRVPEPREAAFGIANPVVGDEVRMTNHSWSFSQRAVQEALGLQRLIVINDFTALALALPQLKPELLRQVGGSQAVPGAAIALLGPGTGLGVSGLVFPYGAGQGVPLAGEGGHVSLAAETAQEFDVVSLLKERYGHVSAERALSGAGLVDLYHALRKLGQQAGKEVTEPAQVTALALEQHEPLALEALDMFCGFLGSVAGNLALTLGAKGGVYLGGGIVPRLGPWFDQSSFRKRFEAKGRFKDYLASIPCWVIDPDGAPALYGTARALDMADADSP; translated from the coding sequence ACATCCGGGTACAGCCCTGTGACGACTATCCAAGCCTGACGGCGGCCGTGACCGCCTACCTGGCGCAGGTGCGGGTGCCCGAGCCGCGCGAGGCGGCGTTTGGCATTGCCAACCCGGTGGTGGGCGACGAAGTGCGCATGACCAACCACTCCTGGAGCTTTTCACAGCGCGCCGTGCAGGAGGCCCTGGGCTTGCAACGCTTGATCGTCATCAACGACTTCACCGCGCTGGCGCTGGCGCTGCCTCAGCTCAAGCCAGAGCTGCTGCGCCAGGTGGGCGGCAGCCAGGCGGTGCCCGGCGCGGCCATTGCGCTGCTGGGGCCAGGCACCGGCCTGGGGGTGTCGGGCCTGGTGTTTCCGTATGGCGCCGGGCAGGGCGTTCCGCTGGCGGGCGAGGGCGGCCACGTGTCGCTCGCGGCCGAAACGGCGCAGGAGTTCGATGTGGTGTCCCTGCTGAAAGAGCGCTACGGCCACGTGTCGGCCGAACGTGCCCTCTCGGGCGCGGGCCTGGTGGATCTGTACCACGCCTTGCGCAAACTGGGGCAGCAGGCCGGCAAAGAAGTGACCGAGCCCGCACAAGTCACAGCGCTCGCCCTGGAGCAGCACGAGCCCTTGGCGCTAGAGGCACTGGACATGTTCTGCGGCTTTTTGGGTAGCGTGGCGGGCAATCTGGCGCTCACCCTGGGGGCCAAGGGCGGCGTGTACCTGGGCGGGGGCATCGTGCCGCGCCTGGGCCCGTGGTTTGACCAATCGTCCTTCCGCAAGCGCTTTGAAGCCAAGGGGCGCTTCAAGGACTATCTGGCCAGCATTCCGTGCTGGGTCATTGACCCCGACGGCGCGCCGGCCCTGTATGGCACCGCGCGGGCCTTGGACATGGCGGACGCCGACAGCCCATAG